GCGAGTCGTTGAACCGGCGCACGGTGTCGTCGTTGCGCGCCAGCGTGCTGGTGAAGTCCTGCACCTGGCTCAGCGAGCCGAACAGCTCGTCCTTGTTGTCGGCCAGCGTCTGGGTCAGGGCGCCGACGTTCTTGAGGGTGCGGTTGAGCTCCACGCCCTGCCCACCGAGGTTGCGCGCGGTGGCGTCGAGCAGGCGGGTCAGCGGGCCGACCCCGCCGTCGACCGGCTTGTTGGCCTGGTCGGGGCCCAGCGCGATGTTGAGCTGGTTGAGGCTGCTGAAGATCTCGTCGAGCTCGAGCGGCGTGGCCGTCCGGTCGACGCCCAGCTCGGCGTTGTCGGGAAGGACGTCCCCGCCGTCGTACGCCGGGGTCATCTGGACGAAGCGGTCGCCCACGATCGAGGGCGCGATGACGGCCGCCTTGGCGTCGGCGGGCAGCTTGTACTTGCTGTCGTAGCTGAGCTTGACGCGGACGGCCGTGCCCACGGGCGTGACCTCCTCGACCTTGCCCACCGGCACGCCGAGGATCTTCACGTCGGAGCCCTTGTAGAGCGAGACCGTGCGCGGGAAGTCGGCCGTGACGTAGCGCTTCTCGCCGCCGGGCCAGAAGACCGCGAGCAGGGCGGCCAGCAGGGCCACGACCAGGACCACGCCGATGACGGGGTTCAGCTTCGCGAGGGACTTCATCCCTGGCCTCCCGTCGGCAGGGCGGGGGCGGGCGGGAGGTTCTCGATGTAGACGTCGAACCACGGGCCGGACCCGAGCGTGTTGGCGAAGACGCGGTAGAAGGGCTCGAGCAGCCGCAGGCTCTCGTCGAGGTTGTTCTGGTTCTTCAGCAGCGTGTCCACGACGCCCTTGAGGTTGTCGAGGGCCGGCTTGAGGTCCGAGCGGGTCTGGCGCACCAGCGCGGTCAGCTCGAGGGAGAGCCGGTTGGTGGAGACCAGCAGGGTGTGCACGGCCTCGCGGCGCGCCACCAGCGCCCGCAGCAGGACGTCGCTGTCCTTCATCAGGGAGACCAGGTCCTCGTCGCGGTTCGCGAGCGTGCCCGAGACCGTGTCGAGGTTGCGCAGCAGCTCGCCGATCTGGTCGTTGCGGCTCGCGACCGTCTCCGAGAGCCGGGACAGCCCTCGCAGCGTGCCCTGGAAGGCGGCCGGGGTGTTGTCGGTCAGCTCGGCCAGGGTGTCGAACGACTTGCCGAGCTGGTCGACGTCGATGTCCTCGGCCTTGCCCGCGAGGCCCTCGAACGCCGAGACGACGTCGAACGCCGACTGGGTGCGGCTGCGGGGGATCAGCGCGTCCTCGGCCAGCTGGCCCGATCCCTCGGGCTCGAGGGCGAGGTACATGTCACCGAGCAGCGTCTTGATCTTGATCTGGGCGCCGGTCTCGCGACCGAACTTCGACGGGGTGTCGACCTTGAACTTGGCGACGACCTGGTTGCCGTCGAGCTCGATGGCGTCGACCTTGCCGACCCGGACACCGGCGATCCGGACCTCGTCGCCCGGCTTGAGACCGCTGGCGTCGTTGAAGGCGGCCCGGTAGGTGTCGCCGCCGCCGATGAGGGGCAGCGAGCCGGCCTTGAAGGCCCCGAGGAGCAGGGCGGCCAGGACGGCGATGCTGATCGCGCCGATCACCACGGGGTTCCGCTCGCGGAAGGGAACGCTCATCCGAGCTCACACCTCGCGTCCTTGCTGAACGTGCTCGTGTCGTACTTGATCGGGACGGTGAGGGCGTTGCCCACCTTCACGTTGCCCTGGAACTGGCACAGGTAGAAGTTGAAGAACGAGCCGTAGATCGCGGTGCGACCGATCTTGTTCAGCTTGATCGGCAGCACCTGCAGCGCGCGGTCGATCTCGCCGCGACCCTGGTTGAGGTTGGCCGCCACCTTGCGCAGGCCCTTGACGTCGCGCACCAGCGAGGGCCGGATGCCGATCACCAGGCTGGAGGTCTCGTCGGCCAGCGCCGATACGGAGTCGAGCGAGCCGAGGATGGCGCCGCGGTCCTGCACCAGGCCCGACATCAGCCGCTGGAAGTCGGTGATCAGCTCGTTGAGCTGCTTGTCGCGCCCGGCCAGCGTGGCCAGCACGGCGTTGAGGTTGTCGATGACCTCGCCGATCACCTTGTCGCGGTCGGCCAGCGTGTTGGTCAGCGACGCGGTGCTCTGCAGCAGCGAGGTGAGCGTGCCGCCCTCCCCCTGGAAGACCGAGATGACCTCGGCCGAGAGCTTGTTGATGTCGGCGGGCGAGAGCGCCGCGAACAGCGGCTTGAAGCCGTTGAAGAGCACCGTCAGGTCGAGGGCCGGCTTGGTCCGGTCCATCGGGATGGTGGCGTCCTCGGGCAGCCGGTCGAGGTCGCCCACGCCCTGCGTCAGCGCGATGTAGCGCTGGCCGACGAGGTTGCGGTAGCGGATCGTGGCCGTGCTGCTCTTGGTGACCACCGAGCTCCGGGCGACCCCGAAGGTCACCTCGGCGCGCTCGCGGTCGACGATGCGCACGTCCTTGACGCTGCCGACCTTGACGCCGGCGATCCGGATGTCGTCGCCCTTGACCACGCCGGTCGCGTCGGAGAACTGGGCCTTGTAGGTCCGCGTGGACTCGAAGGTGAAGTTGCCGATGAGGACCACCAGCACGCCCGTGGCCAGCGAGGTCACGAGGATGAAGATCATCAGCTTGACCAGGTCGCCGCTGGTCTTCTTGTCGAGGATGCTCATCCGATGCTCACCTTCGTCCCGGCCATGGCCGGCGCGAACAGCGCGGCGGTGATGTCGGACATCTCGTCGACCGGCATCCCCAGCGAGGGCGCCAGCAGCGAGTTGATCAGCGCCTTCTGCGAGGGGGTCCCCGAGGGACCGACGCTGATGGAGGAGCGGTCGGCCCGGCCCACCTGGCCCACCGAGGCATCACGGGGGGTCGCGGACGTGACACCGAAGCCCGGCGAGGTCCGCTGACCGCCCTTGCCGATGCCGTTCACGCCGTCGTCGATGTTGGGGAACTTCGGGTAGGGGATCGGCGGGTTCGGCAGCCCGGCGCAGTTGGGGGCGTTGGAGGCGCCGTAGACCTGGGTGTCGCCCGCGGTGTAGCCGCGCGGCTGCTTGGGCAGCAGCTGCAGGTCGATGTGGAAGATGAAGCCGCGGAAGGTCGAGGCCAGCCGCGGCGCCTGGTCGACGATGCCGCGCAGCATGCAGGGGTACGTCGAGGAGTAGCGCGCGAGCAGGGCCACGATCGGCTCGCTCAGCTGGCTGAGCCGGATCAGGTTGTTGCCGTTGTCGTTGAGGAACCCGGTCGTGGTGTCCGAGAACGACGTCAGGTCCTTGAGGAAGGCGTTGAGCTTGGCCTCCTTGGACACCAGGGTGTTGCCGGTCTTGGTGGTGTTGCGCAGGGTCTCGGCCAGCTGCGGGAAGACGTCGGCGTAGGTGTCGGTCACCGTCGCCAGCAGCTTCAGGTCCTCGACCAGGGCCGGCAGCTGGGGGTTCATCCGGGTCAGGTAGTCGTCGAGCGTCACCAGGGTCTCGCCGAGCTTCTCGCCGCGCCCGTCGAGGGCGTCGGCGAGGGCGTTCAGGGTGTAGTTCAGCTCGGCCGGCTGCACCGCGCGCAGCAGCGGGTAGAGGTCGTTGAGGACCTTCTCCACCTCGATGGGCAGCTTCGTCTGCGTGATCTCGTCCCCCGCCGCGAGAGGGGTCGACGCGGGCTTCGAGGGGATGTCGAGCTCGACGTACTTCTCGCCGAACAGGGTCTTGGGCAGGATCGCGGCCGTCACGTTGTCGGGGATCTGCTTGATCGAGTCGGGCTTGATGCCGAGCTCGATCGTCGCGCCCTTCCCGACGGAGTCCATCTTGGTGACCTGGCCGACGATGACGCCGCGGACCTTGACGTCCGCCTTGTCGGGCAGCTGCAGGCCGGCGCTGTTGGTCGTGAGCGAGACCCGGTCGAAGTCGGTGAACTTCTGCCCGAAGATCGCGCTCACCAGCCACACGGCCAGCACGAGCAGGCCGATGAACACGAGGCCGAGGAAGCGGTGGTTCATGAGGTGCTTGGTCACGTCGTCACCCCGCCAACCGGACGGTGGCGGCAGATCCCCAGATCGCCATGGACAGGAACAGGTCGATCACGTTGACCGCCACGATCGAGGTGCGGACCGCGCGGCCGACCGCGACGCCCACGCCCGCGGGGCCGCCGCCGGCGGTGTAGCCGTGGTAGCAGTGGATGAGGATCACCACGACCGAGAACACCAGGACCTTGCCGAAGGACCACAGCACGTCGCCCGGTGGGAGGAACAGGTTGAAGTAGTGGTCGTAGGTGCCCGGGCTCTGCCCGTAGAACAGCGTCACCGTCAGGCGGGTGGCGACGTAGGAGGACATCAGGCCCACGACGTAGAGCGGGATGATCGCGACCAGGCCCGCGACGATGCGCGTGGTGACGAGGAACGGCATCGAGGGGATCGCCATCACCTCGAGGGCGTCGACCTCCTCGGAGATGCGCATGGCGCCCAGCTGGGCGGTGAAGCCGCAGCCGACGGTGGCGGCCAGTGCGATGCCGGCCACGAGCGGGGCGATCTCGCGGGTGTTGAAGTACGCCGAGACGAACCCCGCGAACGGTGCGGTGCCGATCTGGTCGAGCGCGGCGTAGCCCGACAGGCCCACCTGGGCCCCGGTGAAGAAGGTCATGGCCAGGATGACGCCGACCGTGCCGCCGATGACGGCCAGGGCGCCCGATCCGAGGGTGACCTCGGCCAGCAGCCGCAGGATCTCCTTGGGGTAGCGCGTCACCGACCGCGGGGTGGCGCGCAGGGCGCGCAGGTAGAACGCCAGCTCCTCCCCCATCCGGTCGATGGAGGACAGCGGCCGCTCGTAGACGCTCTTGAGGTTCGCCATCGTCCTCAGCCTGTCTTCGGGGGGATGATCTGGAGGTAGATGGCGCTCACCACGAAGTTGACGATGAACAGCAGCACGAAGGTGATGACCACCGACTCGTTGACCGCGTCACCGACGCCCTTGGGGCCGCCGTTGGCGTTGACGCCCTTGTACGCCGCGACGACCGCCGCGAGCATGCCGAAGAGCAGGGCCTTGAACAGGCCCACCCACAGGTCGGGCAGCTGGGCGAGGGCGGTGAAGCTGGCCAGGTAGGCGCCCGGCGTACCGCCCTGCAGACCGACGTTGAACACGTAGCCGCCTGCGACGCCGACCACGCTCACCATGCCGTTGAGGAAGACCGCCACCATCATGCAGGCGAGCACGCGGGGCACGACGAGGCGCTGGATCGGGTCGATGCCGAGCACCATCATGGCGTCGAGCTCCTCGCGGATCTTGCGCGCTCCGAGGTCGGCCGCGATCGCCGAGCCGCCCGCACCGGCGATCAGCAGCGCCGTGCCGATGGGCGCCGCCTGCTGCACGACCGCCAGCACCGAGGCGGACCCGGTGAACGACTGTGCGCCGAACTGCTTGATGAGGCCGCCGACCTGCAGCGCGATGACCGCACCGAACGGGATGGCGACCAGGGCCGTCGGCACGATCGTCACCGAGGCCAGGAACCAGGCCTGCTGGATGAACTCGCGGGTCTGGAACGGGCGCCGGAAGAGCTGCCGGAAGGTGTCGAGCGCGAAGGCGAAGAGCTTGCCCGACGTGCCGATCGGCTTCAGCAGGCGGCTCGAGGTGAGGGTGGCCATCAGCGGCTCACGCGCCAGTCGTCATGGTCATGTTCTCGTCGAACGAGCCGGGCGGCGGCGTGATGCCGTTCTCCTTGCACCAGGCACCCGGGTCGCGCTGGCTGCGTCGGGGCTGGCCGTTGGAGGGCTCGAGCTGCAGCGGGATGGGGGGCAGCGGCGGCAGGTCCATGTCCTTCTCGGCCTCGAGCTCGTCGGCGTCCTTCTCCTCCGACATGCCGATGGGTCCGACGACCTGGGCGTTGAGGAACTGGCGCACGACCGGCTCCTCCGAGGACAGCAGCATCTCGCGGGGACCGAACATGGCCAGGTGCTTGTGGTAGAGCAGGCCGATGTTGTCCGGCACCGTGCGCGCGGTGTTGATGTCGTGGGTGACGATGAGGAACGTCGCGTCGATCTGGGCGTTGAGGTCGACGATGAGCTGGTTGAGGAACGACGTGCGGACCGGGTCGAGGCCCGAGTCGGGCTCGTCGAACAGCACGATCTCCGGGTCGAGGACCAGCGCACGGGCCAGGCCGGCGCGCTTGCGCATGCCGCCGGAGATCTCGCCGGGCAGCTTGGTCTCGGTGCCGAGGAGACCCGTGAGGTCGAGCTTCTCCATCACGATGTTGCGGATCTCGGACTCGGACTTCTTGGTGTGCTCGCGCAGCGGGAAGGCGATGTTGTCGTAGAGGTTCATCGAGCCGAACATGGCGCCGTCCTGGAACAGCACCCCGAACAGCTTGCGGATCTCGTAGAGCTCGCGCTCGGGGCAGGAGGCGATGTCGACGCCCTCGATGACCACGCTGCCGCGGTCGGGCTTGAGCAGACCGATGATCGTCTTGAGCAGCACGGACTTGCCGGTCCCGGAGGGACCCAGCATCACGCAGATCTCGCCCGCGGGGACGGTCAGCGTCACGTCGCCCCAGATCAGCTGGCTGCCGAAGCTCTTGGTCAGGTCCTTGATCGCGATCTCGACGCCCACGCCGTCCGCCTCCCTCGTCGCTGGTGTTCCACGCGTTGCATGACTGCGTCCAGGTCCCTCTCGACCTGGAGGCACGCTCAGCCCCCCTCTGCTGCGCGTACCAACGAGTAGCCCGCCGCTAAGTTACGGCAGCATTGCGGCGGCGTCAGGTGGATCGGGCACTCGTCTCAAAACAGGACGGACACGGTCGGCCTACGACCGTGCACCAGGAGTTCCCCTCCCGGACGGTCCCATGCGCCACCCCGACCGACGGGTTCCCGGGCACGACGAACGCCCCGGACCAGACGGTCCGGGGCGTTCGGGTGGTGCAGGCGATCAGCGTCGGCGCGAGCCGACCGGGATCACTTGAGGGTGACGGTGGCGCCGGCGCCCTCGAGGGACTCCTTGGCCTTCTCCGCGGCCTCCTTGTTGACCTTCTCGAGGACGGCCTTGGGGGCGGACTCGACGAGGTCCTTGGCCTCCTTCAGGCCGAGGCTCGTGAGGGCGCGCACCTCCTTGATGACGTTGATCTTCTTCTCGCCAGCGGACTCGAGGACGACGTCGAACTCGTCCTGCTCCTCGACGGCCTCGGCAGCGCCGGCACCGGCACCGGCGCCGGCAGCGGCAACGGCGACGGGGGCGGCGGCGGTGACGCCGAAGGTCTCCTCGAACTGCTTCACGAACTCGCTGAGCTCCAGGAGGGTCATCTCCTTGAAAGCGTCGAGCAGCTCGTCGGTGCTGAGCTTCGCCATGGTGGCGTTCCTTTCAGTGGTGGTGCGGCTCGCGCCGCAACCGGGATGTCAGGCCTGGGTGCTCTCGGTGGCCTCGGTGGTCTCCTCGGACGCGGGCGCGTCGTCGGCTGCAGCGGGCTCGGCCACGGGGGCCTCGTCCGCTGCGGTGTCCTCGGCCGCGGCGGCCGGCTCGCCGGCACCGCCCTTGAGGATGGAGGGGTCCTCCTGCGCCTTCGCCTCCAGGGCGCCGGCGAGCCGGGCAGCCTGGGCGAGCGGGGCGTTGAGGAGGTAGACGGCCTGGCTGAGCGAGGCGAGCATGGCGCCCGCCATCTTGCCCAGCAGCACCTCGCGGGACTCGAGATCGGCCAGCTTGGCGATCCCGGCAGCGTCCACGGTGGCGCCGTCGATGTAGCCGCCCTTGATGATCAGGGCGGGGTTGGCCTTGGCAAAGTCACGCAGACCCTTGGCCGCGTCGACCACGTCGCCGTTGATGAAGGCGATGGCGGTCGGACCGGTCAGGAGGTCGTCGAATCCCTCGACGCCCGCCTGGCCGGCGGCGATCTTGGTCAGCGTGTTCTTGACCACGGCATAGTGGGCGTTCTCGCCGAGAACTCGCCGCAGGTCCTGCAGCTGCTTCACGGTGAGACCGCGGTACTCGGTCAGCACAGCGCCCGTGGAGTCGTTGAACGAGTCGACGATCTCCGCGACGGCTGCTGCCTTGTCTGGCCGCGCCATGGGTCTCCTTCCACACTTCGGTGCACTGGTGCGTGCGGAGGATCCGGCCGGGTTGACCGGGTCCCCGAGCCGAGGGCCGGAAGGGCCACACATGCAGAACGCCCCGTGCAGGTGCACAGGGCGGGCGACGCGATCGCGTCGGTCAACTCGGTGTCACCTGCGCAGGTCGCCCGCATCGCGGACCTTTCGAGCCACTCCGGGGAGTGGCCGACCGGCGGTCTTCGGCTACGCGGAGGACTGTACGTCGCTGCTCGCCGTGCGGCCAAATCGCGGACCGGGCCAAGGATCACTAGACCAGTCGGGAAAACTGACCAAATCGGACATTTAGCCCATAACGTTCTGTGCGTAACCACAATCGCCCACGAACGAGGTTCACGATGTCACTCCCCCGCCCGCTCCGCCACCAGTCCCGCCTGGCCCAGGTCAGCTCCACGGTCGCCCTGCTGGTGAGCTCGACGCTCCTCGCCTCGACCCTGGCCACCGCTCCCGCCGCCGCCGCCCCGGCAACCCCCACCAGCAGCGTCGCCACCGCCGCGGCCAGCGCCGCTCGGTCGGCCACGCTCACCATCGGTGGCGCCACGCGGTCGGTCGCGGGCACCAACGTGGCCCGCAAGGTCGGCAAGCTGGTCGTCTACTCGGCCCCGCGCTCCACCACCCACAAGACCAAGCGCGGCGTGGACGTCGTCGTCCAGGACGGCAAGGTCGTCTCGGTCAAGCGCCACCACGGCCGTCGGGCAGGTCGGACCGCCGTGCCCGCCGGTGGCTTCGTCGTCTCCGGGCTCGGCTCCTCCGCCGCCTGGCTGCGCGCCCACGCCAAGCCGGGCGTCGCCGTCACCTCCACCGCCGCCACCGGCGGCCAGGTCGGCACCGGCGGCCGCGTCGTCGCCACCGCCACCCCCACCGTCGGCGCCCCCGTGGTCGTGGGCAACGGCACCTGGAAGCTCTCGGGCATCAACGTCCCCCGCGGCGTCGACCAGGTCGTCGCCTACACCGCGCCCGTCACGGTCACCACGACCAACATGTGGGGCGTCGAGCTGACGGTGGTGGGCGGCAAGATCACCTCGATCGTCGACCGCCAGGTCAAGCAGGTCACCAGCGGCACCCGGGTCCCCACCGGCGGCTACGTGCTCTCCGCCCACGGCAGCGCCGGCGACTGGCTGCGGGCCCGGGCCAAGGTCGGTGGCACCGTCGGCTACCAGGTCACCGTCCCCGACGTGGTCACCCCGACCCCGACGCCGACCCCCACGCCCACCCCGACCCCGACCCCCACCCCGACGCCCACCGCGCCCGCCGTGCCGGCCGCCGGCACCCGGGCCGCCATCGGCTCGTCCAGCTACCCCGTCAGCGGCGTCAACATCGACCGCGGCGTGGACGCCCTGGTGGCCTACACCTCCCCCCTGACGCAGACCCCGACCAACATGTGGGGCGTCGAGGTCGGCGTGGTCGGTGGCAGGATCACCTCGGTGATCGACCGGCAGGTCAACAACATCAGCGCGGCCACGCCGGTCCCCTCGGGCGGCTACGTCCTGTCGGGCCACGGCGCGGCCGGCGAGTGGCTCCGGGCGGCGGCCCAGGTCGGCGGCACCGTCACCTCCGGCAGCGGCTCGGTCTCCACCCCGACCCCGACGCCCACCCCCACGCCCACTCCGACCCCGACGCCGACCCCCGCACCCACGACGCCGAGCACGGGCACCAGCAGCACGGACCCGATGCCGCTGCCCAGCAAGGTGCAGGCGCTCTACCTGATGATGTGGTCCAACTCGGGCTCGCCGATGCTGCGCAACATCCCCTCGGACGTCAACGTCGTCAACCTGTCCTTCCTCCAGGGCGACCCGCCGTCGCTGGTCGGCTGGGGCTCGCAGAGCGAGGCCAGCTTCATCGCCGACGCCAAGGCGCTGCGGGCCCGCGGGGTCCGGATCGTCGCCTCGGTCGGCGGAGCCGGCGGCCACGTCAACCTGGCCAACCGCGAGGCCTTCGTCCAGGGCGTCATGAGCCTCAACGCCAAGCTCCCCCTCGACGGCATCGACTGGGACATCGAGGGCTCCACCCCGATGGCGGCCGCCGACGTCGTGTGGATCTCCAAGCGGCTCAAGACCCTGCGGGGCCAGGACTTCGCGATCACCCTGGCGCCCAACGGCTCCAACATCAACGAGTACCTCGCCATCGCCGTGCAGCTGCAGGCCAACAACGCGCTCGACATGATCGGCCAGCAGTTCTACGACGCCGTGGTCTCCAAGGAGGCCGCCATGGGCCGCATCAACCAGGCCGTGAGCATGGGGATCCCGCAGAGCAAGATCGCCGTCGGCATGATGGTCGGCACCGCGGACGTCTACTGGACCGTCGCCGAGTGCGTCGCCGCGGTGACCTACATCAAGGCGAAGTACCCCAACCTCCGCGGCGGCTACCTGTGGGAGGCCGGCCGGGCCGGCACCGCCGACTGGGCCAGCACCCTGAGCGGCCTGCTCAAGGGCTAGTCACCACCACACCGCGGCGACCGGCGCCGGCGGGGACCCACCAGGTCGCGGACCTGGCGAGGACGCCCCGCCGGCGTCGGCGCGCGAGTAGCATCGAGGTGCCGACATGACCGTCGTACGAGGGGGAACAGTCATCGCCGAGCACGCCTGGGTGGTCGTCGCCGACTCACCCTTCCTGCCCGCCCGCGGCGGCGGCGAGCGCGAGCACCTCGGGTTCGTCGAGGCCGCCGTCGCCGGCGGTCGTCTGGCCGCCCTGGTGGTGCCGTCCTCGGAGACGCTCGACGTCGCCGCCTACCGCGCCGTCCTCGGGGAGACCCCGCTCGTGGTCACCCGGCGGCGCGAGCGCCCGTGGCTGGCGGCCCACCCCGTCACGCCGTACGTCGTGTCCTCGCGGCCGGCCCGCCCCGGCCTGGTGGGCCGGGTGCGCCAGGTCGCGCCGCAGGCGACCGGCGTCGTGTGCTTCTCCTACAAGTCCTGGCGCATCGGCGAGGCCCTCGCCCTCGGTCTCGAGGTGCCGGCCGTGCTCCGGCAGCACAACCTCGAGGGGCCCTACCACCGCAGCCTGGCCACCGGGAGCACCGGCGTGCGCCGCCTGGTGATGCACCTCGAGGCCCGCCGCATCGACCGCGACGAGCGCCGGCTCGAGCAGGCCGACTGGCTGCGCACCATGGCCGACATCTCGGCGACCGACGCGCAGGTGCGTCGCGACCGGGGCGGTCGGGCGGTGCACGTGCCCCCCTTCGCCCACGACGCCTCCAAGCTGGTGCTCCCCCGCACGCCCGGACCCGAGCCGCGGGTGGTGTTCCTCGGGGCGCTCGACGTCGAGACCAACACCACCGCCCTGGACTGGCTGCTCGAGCGGGTCTGGCCCCAGGTGCGCCGGCAGGTGCCCGACGCCGTGCTCGACGTGGTGGGCCGCCACCCCGCGCCGGCGCTCGTCACCCGGCTCGACGCGGAGCCCGGCGTGGAGCTCCACGCCGACGTGCCCGACCTCGCCCCGTTCCTCAGCGGGGCCCGGGTGGCGGTGAACCCCGCCGTGTCCGGCTCGGGGGTCAACATCAAGCTCGTCGACTACCTGCAGGCCGGTGTCCCCGTGGTGACCACGACGCTGGGCGCCCAGGGCCTCGGCCTGACCGACGGCCCGCTGGTCAGCGTCCAGGACCGCCCCGAGTCGTACGCCGAGGCGCTGGTCGGCCTGCTCCAGGACCCCGACCGGGCCGAGGCGATGGGCGCCGCCGCCCGACGCCACGTCGCCGACCTGCTCGACCCCGCCACCAACCTCGCGCGCCTCGAGAAGGAGCTGTCGTGAGCGGCCCGACCGCCGGTGGCCGCCCGGGCCAGCGGATCCACGTCGTGCTCGACGACCTCGACCGGCTCGCCGGGGCCGGCCGCGCCGCGTGGGACCGGCTGTTCGAGGCCCAGGACGCGCTGGCCAACCCGTTCTGCGCGCCGGAGTGGGTCGAGACCTGGTACACCCACTTCACCCGGCCGAGCCAGCGGCACCTGCTGACCGTGTGGCGCGGCGACGAGCTCGTCGGCGTGGCGCCGTTCTACCGCGACCGGGTGGCCCTCGGGCCGGCCGGCGTGGCCCACCGGCTGACCCTGGCCGGCGCCGGCCAGGGCGGGTCGGTCCTCGAGTCGCCCCAGGTCCTGACCGCCCCCGGCCTGGCCCGCGAGGTCGTCCGGGCCGTGGTCGAGGAGACCATCAGCGTCCCCGAGGGCGAGGGCGTGGACTGGTCCGAGATCGCCATCCCCACCGGGGCCGGCTGGTTC
This genomic interval from Nocardioides scoriae contains the following:
- a CDS encoding MCE family protein, which gives rise to MSVPFRERNPVVIGAISIAVLAALLLGAFKAGSLPLIGGGDTYRAAFNDASGLKPGDEVRIAGVRVGKVDAIELDGNQVVAKFKVDTPSKFGRETGAQIKIKTLLGDMYLALEPEGSGQLAEDALIPRSRTQSAFDVVSAFEGLAGKAEDIDVDQLGKSFDTLAELTDNTPAAFQGTLRGLSRLSETVASRNDQIGELLRNLDTVSGTLANRDEDLVSLMKDSDVLLRALVARREAVHTLLVSTNRLSLELTALVRQTRSDLKPALDNLKGVVDTLLKNQNNLDESLRLLEPFYRVFANTLGSGPWFDVYIENLPPAPALPTGGQG
- a CDS encoding MCE family protein, yielding MTKHLMNHRFLGLVFIGLLVLAVWLVSAIFGQKFTDFDRVSLTTNSAGLQLPDKADVKVRGVIVGQVTKMDSVGKGATIELGIKPDSIKQIPDNVTAAILPKTLFGEKYVELDIPSKPASTPLAAGDEITQTKLPIEVEKVLNDLYPLLRAVQPAELNYTLNALADALDGRGEKLGETLVTLDDYLTRMNPQLPALVEDLKLLATVTDTYADVFPQLAETLRNTTKTGNTLVSKEAKLNAFLKDLTSFSDTTTGFLNDNGNNLIRLSQLSEPIVALLARYSSTYPCMLRGIVDQAPRLASTFRGFIFHIDLQLLPKQPRGYTAGDTQVYGASNAPNCAGLPNPPIPYPKFPNIDDGVNGIGKGGQRTSPGFGVTSATPRDASVGQVGRADRSSISVGPSGTPSQKALINSLLAPSLGMPVDEMSDITAALFAPAMAGTKVSIG
- a CDS encoding MCE family protein, whose product is MSILDKKTSGDLVKLMIFILVTSLATGVLVVLIGNFTFESTRTYKAQFSDATGVVKGDDIRIAGVKVGSVKDVRIVDRERAEVTFGVARSSVVTKSSTATIRYRNLVGQRYIALTQGVGDLDRLPEDATIPMDRTKPALDLTVLFNGFKPLFAALSPADINKLSAEVISVFQGEGGTLTSLLQSTASLTNTLADRDKVIGEVIDNLNAVLATLAGRDKQLNELITDFQRLMSGLVQDRGAILGSLDSVSALADETSSLVIGIRPSLVRDVKGLRKVAANLNQGRGEIDRALQVLPIKLNKIGRTAIYGSFFNFYLCQFQGNVKVGNALTVPIKYDTSTFSKDARCELG
- a CDS encoding ABC transporter ATP-binding protein, which gives rise to MGVEIAIKDLTKSFGSQLIWGDVTLTVPAGEICVMLGPSGTGKSVLLKTIIGLLKPDRGSVVIEGVDIASCPERELYEIRKLFGVLFQDGAMFGSMNLYDNIAFPLREHTKKSESEIRNIVMEKLDLTGLLGTETKLPGEISGGMRKRAGLARALVLDPEIVLFDEPDSGLDPVRTSFLNQLIVDLNAQIDATFLIVTHDINTARTVPDNIGLLYHKHLAMFGPREMLLSSEEPVVRQFLNAQVVGPIGMSEEKDADELEAEKDMDLPPLPPIPLQLEPSNGQPRRSQRDPGAWCKENGITPPPGSFDENMTMTTGA
- the rplJ gene encoding 50S ribosomal protein L10, whose amino-acid sequence is MARPDKAAAVAEIVDSFNDSTGAVLTEYRGLTVKQLQDLRRVLGENAHYAVVKNTLTKIAAGQAGVEGFDDLLTGPTAIAFINGDVVDAAKGLRDFAKANPALIIKGGYIDGATVDAAGIAKLADLESREVLLGKMAGAMLASLSQAVYLLNAPLAQAARLAGALEAKAQEDPSILKGGAGEPAAAAEDTAADEAPVAEPAAADDAPASEETTEATESTQA
- the rplL gene encoding 50S ribosomal protein L7/L12, whose translation is MAKLSTDELLDAFKEMTLLELSEFVKQFEETFGVTAAAPVAVAAAGAGAGAGAAEAVEEQDEFDVVLESAGEKKINVIKEVRALTSLGLKEAKDLVESAPKAVLEKVNKEAAEKAKESLEGAGATVTLK
- a CDS encoding MCE family protein, whose product is MKSLAKLNPVIGVVLVVALLAALLAVFWPGGEKRYVTADFPRTVSLYKGSDVKILGVPVGKVEEVTPVGTAVRVKLSYDSKYKLPADAKAAVIAPSIVGDRFVQMTPAYDGGDVLPDNAELGVDRTATPLELDEIFSSLNQLNIALGPDQANKPVDGGVGPLTRLLDATARNLGGQGVELNRTLKNVGALTQTLADNKDELFGSLSQVQDFTSTLARNDDTVRRFNDSLASGAELLAGERQELAAVLRNLSVAMQEIRGFIRENKASLSQNISGLNRVTKTIVKRRDALDKTLQYAPAALNNLFLAGNTDTGTLDVRDNLGQLFTNLGTDPLTTVCSLVSAADQNKACLSIRDALQGALPAVPAGRAAPGSPAQATYEREPVDRSLGGLLEVQP
- a CDS encoding MlaE family ABC transporter permease — its product is MANLKSVYERPLSSIDRMGEELAFYLRALRATPRSVTRYPKEILRLLAEVTLGSGALAVIGGTVGVILAMTFFTGAQVGLSGYAALDQIGTAPFAGFVSAYFNTREIAPLVAGIALAATVGCGFTAQLGAMRISEEVDALEVMAIPSMPFLVTTRIVAGLVAIIPLYVVGLMSSYVATRLTVTLFYGQSPGTYDHYFNLFLPPGDVLWSFGKVLVFSVVVILIHCYHGYTAGGGPAGVGVAVGRAVRTSIVAVNVIDLFLSMAIWGSAATVRLAG
- a CDS encoding MlaE family ABC transporter permease yields the protein MATLTSSRLLKPIGTSGKLFAFALDTFRQLFRRPFQTREFIQQAWFLASVTIVPTALVAIPFGAVIALQVGGLIKQFGAQSFTGSASVLAVVQQAAPIGTALLIAGAGGSAIAADLGARKIREELDAMMVLGIDPIQRLVVPRVLACMMVAVFLNGMVSVVGVAGGYVFNVGLQGGTPGAYLASFTALAQLPDLWVGLFKALLFGMLAAVVAAYKGVNANGGPKGVGDAVNESVVITFVLLFIVNFVVSAIYLQIIPPKTG